Proteins encoded within one genomic window of Brassica rapa cultivar Chiifu-401-42 chromosome A09, CAAS_Brap_v3.01, whole genome shotgun sequence:
- the LOC117125747 gene encoding uncharacterized protein LOC117125747, protein MEASHILLGRPWQFDRRVTHDGLTNKPSFECKGKRTILVPLTPKEVHQDQLQLQKKKEIDLKPEQNKQHNFYAKTGDIKRSLYSNQSVLLFVFKETLLNLTDCTPVYPSEMATLLQEYKDVFPEDNPIGLPPTRGIKHQTDFVPGSALPNRPAYRTNPVETKELQRQVEELMEKGHIRESMSPCAVLVLLVPKKDVYFDDILVYNKCLEEHIDHLRLSKGGSRKGEGNSRMAKSSDSK, encoded by the exons ATGGAAGCGAGCCACATCTTGCTTGGGAGGCCATGGCAATTTGATAGACGTGTAACCCATGATGGCTTAACCAACAAGCCTTCTTTTGAGTGCAAGGGAAAAAGAACTATCCTGGTTCCTCTGACTCCTAAAGAAGTGCATCAAGATCAACTTCAGcttcaaaagaagaaagaaatcgACCTCAAGCCAGAGCAAAACAAGCAACACAACTTCTATGCCAAAACCGGTGATATTAAAAGATCTCTTTACTCTAATCAATCAGTtctcttatttgtttttaaagaaaCTCTTTTGAATCTAACTGATTGTACACCGGTGTATCCGAGTGAGATGGCTACTCTTTTGCAGGAATATAAAGATGTATTTCCGGAAGACAACCCCATTGGTTTGCCACCCACTCGTGGAATTAAGCATCAGACTGACTTTGTACCAGGATCTGCTCTTCCTAATCGaccagcatacaggaccaatccaGTTGAGACCAAGGAACTCCAAAGACAAGttgaggaactgatggagaaaggtcACATACGAGAGAGCATGAGCCCATGTGCTGTACTCGTTcttcttgtgcctaagaaagatg TATATTTTGATGATATCCTTGTTTACAACAAATGTCTAGAAGAGCATATAGATCATCTTAG ATTGAGTAAAGGTGGATCAAGAAAAGGTGAGGGCAATTCAAGAATGGCCAAGTCCTCAGACAGTAAGTGA